Proteins from a genomic interval of Maylandia zebra isolate NMK-2024a linkage group LG15, Mzebra_GT3a, whole genome shotgun sequence:
- the LOC112436037 gene encoding neoverrucotoxin subunit alpha-like produces MRGNPYHLTELDLSYNHLGDFGVRLLSARLRDPLSTLETLRVDHSGEQWLKPGLRKYVCDLELDTNSININLKLSEDNKMVTVVEEEQPYPDHPDRFGWWQLLCRNGLTGCCYWEVEWKGRVHISISYRGIRRRGHRTDCRFGENDRSWSLSCSDTVGYSVWHNNTVTTIPFSSPSSSSMSNRVAVYVDCPAGTLSFYRVSSDTLIHLHTVNTTFTEPVYPGFGFWSYGSTLSLCSLKNEEEENPLDI; encoded by the exons ATGAGGGGCAACCCCTACCATCTGACAGAgttggacctgagctacaaccaTCTAGGAGACTTTGGAGTGAGGCTGCTATCGGCTAGACTGAGAGACCCGCTCTCCACACTTGAAACTCTCAG GGTGGACCATAGTGGTGAACAGTGGTTAAAACctggtctgaggaagt ATGTCTGTGATCTTGAACTGGACACAAACTCAATAAACATAAACCTTAAACTTTCTGAAGACAACAAGATGGTGACAGTTGTGGAGGAGGAGCAaccatatcctgatcatccagacagatttggttggtggcagctgctgtgtagaaatggtctgactggttgTTGTTACTGGGAGGTTGAATGGAAAGGAAGAGTTCACATATCTATTAGTTACAGAGGAATCAGAAGGAGAGGACACAGAACTGACTGCAGGTTTGGAGAGAATGATCGGTCATGGAGTCTGAGCTGCTCTGATACTGTTGGTTACTCCGTCTGGCACAATAACACAGTTACAACCATCCCCTTCTCCTCgccctcctcatcctccatgtctaacagagtagcagtgtacgtggactgtcctgctgggaCTCTGTcgttctacagagtctcctctgacactctgatccacctccacacagtCAACACAACATTCACTGAACCTGTGTATCCTGGGTTTGGATTCTGGTCTTATGGTTCCACATTGTCTCTGTGTTCTTTGaagaatgaagaagaagaaaaccctTTGGACATTTAG